One genomic segment of Phalacrocorax carbo chromosome Z, bPhaCar2.1, whole genome shotgun sequence includes these proteins:
- the LOC135310600 gene encoding immediate early response 3-interacting protein 1-like: MAFTLYSLLQAALFIVNAVVTVTCDAVGWGSDQGIGGFGEEPGIKAQLTNLIRSVRTVMRVPLIAVNSVTIILLLLFG, translated from the exons ATGGCCTTCACCCTTTACTcgctgctgcaggctgctctcTTCATCGTCAATGCTGTGGTCACCGTCACG TGTGATGCAGTTGGCTGGGGAAGTGATCAAGGGATTGGAGGATTTGGAGAGGAACCAGGAATTAAGGCACAGCTAACGAACCTTATCCGATCTGTACGGACCGTTATGAGAG tGCCATTAATAGCAGTGAACTCCGTTACAATCATTCTCCTCCTGTTGTTCGGTTGA